In one window of Halomarina pelagica DNA:
- a CDS encoding IclR family transcriptional regulator, whose translation MDERDAHGQTVQATETSFTVVEYLKEQDGARLYEVADDLGLANSTAHKHLATLVDLGYVVREGNEYHLGLEFLHIGGLIRDRKKVNRLSMPVVRSLADRTGEQVQFIVEENGRGYHVYTSPGDQAVRVDTRIGKRIYLHANASGKAMMAYWDPERVDAVVDQWGLPAVTQHTITDRDELFEELEAVRERGYAYNLEEHIVGYRGVAAPVCSHDGEVLGALGVGGPTRRLKDDWLREDLPEMTLEAVNEFELKVEFAV comes from the coding sequence ATGGACGAACGCGACGCCCACGGACAAACGGTGCAGGCTACGGAGACCTCCTTCACGGTCGTTGAGTACCTGAAGGAGCAGGACGGCGCCCGGCTGTACGAGGTCGCCGACGACCTGGGACTGGCGAACAGCACTGCCCACAAACACCTCGCGACGCTCGTCGACCTGGGGTACGTGGTTCGCGAGGGTAACGAGTACCACCTCGGACTGGAGTTCCTCCACATCGGCGGGCTGATACGCGACCGGAAGAAGGTCAACCGTCTCTCGATGCCGGTAGTGCGAAGTCTGGCCGATCGGACCGGAGAGCAGGTGCAGTTCATCGTCGAGGAGAACGGCCGCGGCTACCACGTCTACACGTCGCCCGGCGACCAGGCCGTCCGCGTCGACACCCGGATTGGCAAGCGGATATACCTCCACGCCAACGCGTCGGGCAAGGCGATGATGGCCTACTGGGACCCCGAGCGCGTCGACGCGGTCGTCGATCAGTGGGGGCTCCCCGCCGTCACCCAGCATACGATCACCGACCGGGACGAACTGTTCGAGGAACTCGAGGCCGTCCGCGAGCGAGGGTACGCCTACAACCTCGAGGAGCACATCGTCGGGTACCGCGGCGTCGCCGCACCGGTCTGCTCTCACGACGGCGAGGTGCTCGGGGCGCTCGGCGTCGGCGGACCGACCCGTCGGCTGAAGGACGACTGGCTCCGCGAGGACCTCCCCGAGATGACGCTCGAGGCCGTGAACGAGTTCGAGCTGAAGGTCGAGTTCGCCGTATGA